The genomic window AATCAGAATTCCGGCCACCTATATGCGTGGCGGCACCAGTAAAGGCGTATTTTTCAACCTGACCGACCTGCCTGAAGCCGCGCAGGTACCCGGCGAAGCTCGGGATAAACTACTGCTGCGGGTGATCGGCAGCCCTGACCCGTACCAGAAGCAGATTGATGGTATGGGCGGTGCGACGTCGAGCACCAGCAAAAGCGTGATCCTGTCAAAAAGTGAATCCGCCGAGCATGACGTGGATTACCTGTTTGGCCAGGTGTCTATTGATAAACCCTTTGTTGACTGGAGCGGTAACTGCGGCAACCTGTCAGCGGCGGTGGGGCCTTTTGCGGTGAACAACGGCCTGGTGGACCCTGCGCGGATACCCGAGAACGGGGTGCTTGAGGTACGTATCTGGCAGGTGAATATCCAGAAAACCATTGTTGCCAAGGTAAGCATCACTAACGGCGAAGTGCAGGAAACCGGCGATTTCGAGCTGGATGGGGTGACCTTCCCCGCCGCCGAAGTGCCCGTGGCCTTTATGGATCCTGCAGACGGTGAGGGCGCCATCTTCCCGACCGGTAACCTGGTGGATGATCTTGAAGTCCCTGGCGTTGGCACACTCAAGGCGACCATGATCAATGCTGGCATCCCGACGGTGTTTGTCAACGCCGACGAGATTGGCTATACCGGCGCTGAGCTGCAGGAAGCCATCAATGGTGATCCGGTAGCACTTGAAAAGTTCGAGACCATCCGTGCCTATGGGGCACTCA from Halomonas sp. CH40 includes these protein-coding regions:
- the prpF gene encoding 2-methylaconitate cis-trans isomerase PrpF, coding for MSSVPQIRIPATYMRGGTSKGVFFNLTDLPEAAQVPGEARDKLLLRVIGSPDPYQKQIDGMGGATSSTSKSVILSKSESAEHDVDYLFGQVSIDKPFVDWSGNCGNLSAAVGPFAVNNGLVDPARIPENGVLEVRIWQVNIQKTIVAKVSITNGEVQETGDFELDGVTFPAAEVPVAFMDPADGEGAIFPTGNLVDDLEVPGVGTLKATMINAGIPTVFVNADEIGYTGAELQEAINGDPVALEKFETIRAYGALKMGLISDLSEAANRQHTPKVAFVAPPASYTASSGKAVKAEDVDLLVRALSMGKLHHAMMGTAAVAIGAAAAIEGTLVNMAAGGGKLNAVTFGHPSGSLQVGAEASLIDGRWQIDQAVMSRSARILMEGWVRVPGDSF